The genomic segment TGAATGGGATCATGTGACTCGTGAACGGCATCAACTAATTTATATAGATTAGTTCTCGCTTTTGTTACTGAAATTGTTTTCATGTTTTTTAACCCCTGTCTAATGCGTACGTTTTAAAGTACGTTATTTTTACGAAGTTTCAAGTTTTATTAGGTTCAGAGTTATCAGATCGCTTATTTCATTCGCCTGTAGGCCTGCTTCGCCTGCAGATCGTCCGCAGGTTCACTGCAGTGAGGTGAAAGTGGACAGTTATCAGGTTTCAGTTGGCAGATAAAAAATGTTTTTGTTGCTGGGAGCGCAGGCATCCTGCCTGCATAATCATTAAAGTTGGCAGTTATCAGATCGCTCATTTCATTCGCCTGCAGATCGTTCGCAGGCTCACTGCAGTGAGAAGAAAGTGGACAGTTATCAGGTTTCAGTTGGCAGATAAAAAATATTTTTGTTGCTGGGAGCGCAGGCATCCTGCCTGCATGATCATTAAAGTTGGTAGTTATCAGATCGCTCATTTCATTCTCCTGCAGATCGTTCGCAGGCTCACTGCAGTGAGAAGAAAGTGGACAGTTATCAGGTTTCAGATGGCAGATAAAAAATATTTTATTGCCATTAAATAGACTGGATTAAGTATAGGCATATTTATTATTCAAAAATCTTGCTTCTCCAGATCAAGTATTTCCTTAACATTAACTTGTAATATTTTAGCAATATCTAAAGCCGTTCTAAAGTAAACTTTAACACCCGCTTCAGCTCTTTTGATGGTCGATTTAGAAATATAACATTTAGAGTCTTGGCTTTTACTCACAAACATATCCATACTCATAAGATGTGAATTTCTCAATTTTTTTATCTTATTTCCATCAAGATACACTCTTCCATTAGTTATAATTTTGTTTTCTTCTGCTAATTCTTTAGCTTCTTTTTGTAAGGCTCTTATTAAATTTAAATTCTTCTTTGAATCGGCTTCCTGTATAGCCTTTAAAAAAATCATATCTAGGGTTTGATCGAAAGGTTCAAAGTTCTGTAATTTTATTTTTTCAGCAACTTCAGGGTCATGAACAGAAATACTTGGACAAAAAAGTAGTTGACTTGGTTCAGAAAAAAAATATGACTTCCCCTTTAATGTAAAAGAATCATTTTTTTCTTTAAAAATGGTTTCATCATCGCAGTCATTCTGGATGAACTCAAAAGTCAACTTTTTAAAAACGTACAAGGGTTTAAAGTACGCTTCTGGTATGTCTCCTTTTGAAATTGAAACCTGCATCCAAGCAAAACCAGGACCCATATCTAAAATTGTATTTTCCTTAGAAATGATTAAGTAAAAAGGAAAGATTTTATTTAACCATTCGGAACTTATACCATAGGTTGAAATATATTTATCTTTTTGCATATCATTTATGAGTAGATAGTTTTAAAAATGGTTTTTTCAGCATCTTTACTTAAAACAGTTATACTAATTTTTTTGTTAAATTTAATTCCTAATGCCTCAATTAAACCAATAACCATAGGTTCTAAATCACTTCTGGCAGACCTGTAAATTAAATCTAATTCTTCTCCGGTATCATTGACTACTTGAAAATGAGGAGGTTGTAATTTTGGGAAAGAACTTGCGACATACATATGCAGCTTGTTTAAATTTTTAAGAAAATCTACAAATGAAGTCCCACCTAATTTATAGGCATTGCCATATCCTTCAGAAATGGCAAAATCCACCCAATAATGACCGAATTTTATAAGTACATCCGCTACACTCACTCCTAATTCATTACTTATTTCATGAACTAATTTAAAAATCATACTGTCGTCATAGCAATCCGTTTTTATGAAATCTCTTTCAGAAAAATCAGCTCTTTGGCTTATACGATCCCAAGCACTTGAACCTAACTCTATTTCTACTAATTTTTTTATTCCTACACCAATTAAGCCATACACAGTTTTATCCTCCAAGTAGTATTGATGTGATTTATTAAAATCACGCTTCAAATAATCATTTAATATATGATTAGAAATATATATACAAAGAAAAAATAGTCTTGATACAATTAATTAAATAAATATTTCATTTATTTCTCGGAAATTTAACTTAAGGCAAAGGTTTATTCATTTTTAAGTGAAAAAATTCTATTTCAGAAAAGACATAACACCGTCAAAATATTTATAGGTAAATCAAATAATATAATAATAATACTTTTCTGTTTATTTATTTTATATCCATTTTAATCATTAAACAAAGAATTTACTCGTCAAGCTTTTATCTCTATATTCGATAAACCCTCTTAGGAACAAGCTTATTTGTCGATAAGCTAATGTGATTATAATGATGACCGATGATCAGGGCAATAATCGCGGCTATGAGGGCAACGCCTATGTGCGGACTCTGCATATAAATTGCGTAGAAATGAATTCAGTTTGTTCAGGCAGCTTTCACCAAATACTCATGAGATCAGCATCGCGTGTCGCTTTGAGGGTAGGTAAAAACTCAGAGTACACAGGTGCTCCCCGGATAAGGAGTTATGGACGCACGCTGATGAGAGGGGATAATTACCCCATGCGCTCCCATAAAAAAAGCCCTTAACTGCAGTGAGCTTGCGAACGATCTGCAGCGAATGAAATGAGCGATCTTTAAGCGAAGCAATCTTTCCGGACGAAGTCCGATCTTTAAGCGAAGCGATCGTACAATGAACGCAGTGAGTGGTCTAGCTAAAAATCACAAAGTGATTTTTAGCTGACGGATATGTTTTTGGAGGGCATCTTTAACTGCTTTTTTGTGGACGTAGACGGTGGATTCCGTGATGCTGAGTTCTTTGGCAATTTCTTCGGTACTGCGGCCCTCGAGGCTCATAAGGAAAGCGTTGACCGTGCTAGAGCTCAGACTCTCTTTTACTTTGTCTAAAGCGAGGTTGGTGATATGCAGATGCCATTCATTATCAATGATTTCATCGATGTCTGATTTGCTGATTTTATCGATGTAGGGCAGGAGGCTCTCTTTGTTATTGACCGTAAGTTTCTCTCGAATCATTTTTTGACGATTAAAGTAATTGGTGATATGATTTTTGATCATGGTTTTGAGCCAGGCACGAAAGGAACCTTTAACAGTGCGAATATCGAGATCAGGAAGCTTTTTCCAGAGTTTAACTAAAATTTCCTGGGTGAACTCCTCGGCTTCGTTATGCTGAAGCTTACTGCGTTTACAGATGTTATAGATATACTTTTGGTAGGTTAGCATAAATTCCTCCCAAGATTTTTCATCGTGCTGATCCTTGAGGCGGTGGAGGAGTGTGTGGCGTGTTGACCAGGTATTAAATTCTTCATTCATGGGAAGGCTCCAGTACTTTAACTTCGATATTTCGAGATCTGAGTTGATTAATTTGCCCCTGAGTAAAAGTCTTTGGGGATAAAGTGAGTGCCTCTAGTTTTTTGAGTTTATTAATGGCCTGAAAATCATTGATATTTGAAAAGGCAATATTGAGCTCTTTTAGTTTGGGCATTTTCGAGAGGAAGTGTTTTTTATTGAGTTGCGAACCTTCCATATCCAAATGAGTCAGAGTGGAGAGCTTTCTGAAGTCAGCGATAACAAAGAGATTCTTCATACGGAGTTGCTGCAAACCAATATTATACAGGGGTGTGAGGTCATTGACTAAAGTATTCGAAATATCGAGTTTCCTTAGAGGGCAGCGACGAAGGTAGCGAATATGTAAGACCTGACTAGAGTTCAAATTCATTTCACTTAGGGGAAAGCCGGTAAAGGGGCTCAAGCGTTTGATCTTCGTATGGGAGAAGTCGGCTGCATACGTTCCATCGGCTAAAACTTTGAGGGAATCATTGAGCTCTAAATCATTCATCTTAGCCAAAGCTTTATTCACAAAACGTAGCTTATTAAAACCAGTTATTTCTCCCGTATTGAAGCGTAAACTGGCATAAGCAATGATGTGTTCGTAGGGGACGTAGTCAATCAGGCGCTGAGTCTTTTTTGCCATGTTAGCCTTTTCAAGTTTGAAATCAGCATGAAGTCTTTTCGAAGCTTCTAAAAGCTCATTTTCGCGCTCGAGAAAGGGGTAGCCAAATTCTTTGCTTTTTTCAAAATGTTTAATGGCTTCTTCAAAACGCAGTTCACTCATATATAAGCGAGCTAATTCCATATTGCCCTTGGGATCTTCTGGGGTGAGTTCCAAGAAAGTGTGGAGCAGTTTACGTGCAGTCTCATATTGCAAGTCGACTTGGTAGAGGTGCTGGCCATTGAGGATGATAGGAGCGGATTCTCGCAGGAGTTTGTTTTTTTCACGACGTACTTGCTGACGTTCCTCACGGGCAGATTCAAAGCGTTTTAAGTTGCCCACAGCCTCTTTTTCGTGTTCCCGAGCTTCTTGCTCATGGGCACGAGCTTGTTGTTCACTATCCTGTAGCTGAATGATGAAAAGACTACTTAAGACAATGATCAGTAATAGGAAGAATCCAGCCAATTGAAAACGTCCACGATTACGCTTGTAGAGTAGGTAGAGATTTTGTAGAAGGTTTGCTTGCTCAGCTTCAGTGGCATAGCCCGCTAAAAAGGCCTGGATCTCCTTGATTAAACTGTGCACACTCGGATAACGTTGCTGTTTATCTTTAGCCATGGCTTTACAAACAACGGCGTTAAGTGCGAGTGGAATAGGGAGCTTAGGGCAGCGTTCAAGTGGTGAAACAAAAGCAGGGAGCAGGGTTTCTTTAATGATCTCTGCACTCTCAGTAGCTAAGCATGGACGCTTTAAAGTGAGCATTGAGTAAAGGATGGCACCAAGGGCATAGATATCGGATGAAGCCCTAAGTTCAGTTCGACCTGCGCTGATTTGCTCGGGAGCCATGTAACCTGGAGTTCCACAAAGTGTGGTTTCACTGAGCTTGAGCATTTTGTTTAACTGCTCAAAAGCATGTTCTTCCTTGCCATCTTTTAATTCAGCGGCTAA from the Lentisphaera araneosa HTCC2155 genome contains:
- a CDS encoding heme NO-binding domain-containing protein, which codes for MYGLIGVGIKKLVEIELGSSAWDRISQRADFSERDFIKTDCYDDSMIFKLVHEISNELGVSVADVLIKFGHYWVDFAISEGYGNAYKLGGTSFVDFLKNLNKLHMYVASSFPKLQPPHFQVVNDTGEELDLIYRSARSDLEPMVIGLIEALGIKFNKKISITVLSKDAEKTIFKTIYS
- a CDS encoding RNA polymerase sigma factor; protein product: MNEEFNTWSTRHTLLHRLKDQHDEKSWEEFMLTYQKYIYNICKRSKLQHNEAEEFTQEILVKLWKKLPDLDIRTVKGSFRAWLKTMIKNHITNYFNRQKMIREKLTVNNKESLLPYIDKISKSDIDEIIDNEWHLHITNLALDKVKESLSSSTVNAFLMSLEGRSTEEIAKELSITESTVYVHKKAVKDALQKHIRQLKITL
- a CDS encoding serine/threonine-protein kinase is translated as MNSKIDFSDLENQLIDLSREVDDEELALEEVFAEVANLLKNSERYELLEKIDTGGVKNIYKMLDKHTGRELAMAELKVDESSALDRAKVINEARLTARLEHPNIVPIHDISCSPSDEPFFTMKLLKGENLADILAKLSQGDSQYKKSYPLFRLLDIFSKICYAVEYAHTQNVLHLDLKPENIHIGEFGEVFVVDWGLAAELKDGKEEHAFEQLNKMLKLSETTLCGTPGYMAPEQISAGRTELRASSDIYALGAILYSMLTLKRPCLATESAEIIKETLLPAFVSPLERCPKLPIPLALNAVVCKAMAKDKQQRYPSVHSLIKEIQAFLAGYATEAEQANLLQNLYLLYKRNRGRFQLAGFFLLLIIVLSSLFIIQLQDSEQQARAHEQEAREHEKEAVGNLKRFESAREERQQVRREKNKLLRESAPIILNGQHLYQVDLQYETARKLLHTFLELTPEDPKGNMELARLYMSELRFEEAIKHFEKSKEFGYPFLERENELLEASKRLHADFKLEKANMAKKTQRLIDYVPYEHIIAYASLRFNTGEITGFNKLRFVNKALAKMNDLELNDSLKVLADGTYAADFSHTKIKRLSPFTGFPLSEMNLNSSQVLHIRYLRRCPLRKLDISNTLVNDLTPLYNIGLQQLRMKNLFVIADFRKLSTLTHLDMEGSQLNKKHFLSKMPKLKELNIAFSNINDFQAINKLKKLEALTLSPKTFTQGQINQLRSRNIEVKVLEPSHE